The Persephonella sp. KM09-Lau-8 nucleotide sequence TCACGATGATAAAACTATCAGAATTTGATTACCATCTTCCTGAAGAGCTTATAGCAAAGTATCCTGTAGAGCCGAGGGATAGCTGCAGGCTTATGGTTCTGGACAGGAGAAACCAGAAAATAGAACATCGGATATTCAGGGATATTGTAGATTATCTAAAAGAGGGGGATTTACTGGTTCTAAATGATACAAAGGTTATACCTGCAAGGCTTATAGGCAGAAAAACCACAGGGGCAAAAATAGAGGTTTTGCTTTTAAGACCCTACACAGATAATGAGTGGGAAGTTTTAATCAAAAATATCAAAAGATTAAAGCCGGGACAGGAAGTTATATTTGGGGAGGATTTTAAAGCTGTTCTACTGGAAAAATATCAGGAAGGAAAAGCCAGAGTAAAGCTGATCGGGGATAATATAAAAGAGCTTATCAACAAATACGGCCATATACCTCTGCCTCCTTATATAGAAAGGGAGGACGAGGACAGAGATAAAGAAGCCTATCAAACAGTTTTTGCCAGAAAGGAAGGGGCTGTGGCATCTCCAACAGCTGGACTACATTTTACACAGGAGCTTTTGAAAAAACTTGAAGAAAAAGGAATAAAGAAAGCCTTTTGCACTCTTCATGTAGGGCTGGGAACATTCAGACCTATACAGACAGAAGATATAACAAAACATAAGATGCATGAGGAGTATTACCAGATTCCAGATGAAACATTACAGGCCATAAGGAAAACAAAAGAAAAAGGCAAAAAAGTTATAGCTGTCGGAACAACAGTTGTTAGAACTCTGGAAACTTATGCCCAAACAGGAAAAAAAGAGGGTTTCAGTGATATATTCATATATCCTCCATATCAATTTAAAATGGTTGATGCTTTAATAACCAACTTTCATCTTCCTAAATCCACATTAATACTTCTTGTGTCTGCCTTTGCAGGCAAAGATTTTATTTTTAAAGCTTACAATGAAGCAATCCAGCAAAAATACCGCTTTTTCTCATATGGAGACGCAATGCTAATACTCTGATTATTCCTCTTCTTCTTTTCTATACTCAAAAATGATTTCTATTACCAGCATAATTATAGAAATTACATTTGCTACAGCAGCACCTATTGCAAGACCAATAGCCAGTGGAACATGAGTTCCTGTGAAGTAAAGAATAGTTGCAGGTATAAGATGTAGATCCGCAACTAACGCAGTCGCCAGTAGCTCTGCTGCAAGTATTTTTTTAGCTCCAAATTTAAGAACCGTTGCCAGCAGGTTAACACCTATCGCAATTATTAGCTGATAAGGATCATGACTGAATATAAAACCCACATTACTGGTAAGAGCAAGGAATATAAAAAAGTCTGACCATACTTTTCCCCAGTTAATCATTTGCCTTTACCTCTTCTTTTTCTTCCTGTTTTATATGTTCCTCAAAGAAAACCTCAGCTCTTTTGAGGGCTTTTGGATGTCCCAAAACTATTAGAGAATCTCCTTCTTTTATTTCTGTATCGCCGGAAGGGGCTATCTTCATTTTTCCGTCTTCTCTAATAATTGCCACTATTGTTGCCCCTGTTTCCTGTCTCATATGAATATCTTTGAGTTTTTTGCCTATCAGGTCAGAGTTTGGTTCAACCCTTATTTCCATAATATCAATATCCGTTCTTTCTCCATAGGCAATCTTTTCAAGGAAACCAGAAAGCACAGGAGAAGGTGGATGGAGAACAAAAGAGGTTAACCTTCTTCCTACAGCCACATCTGGAACTATAACCTCATTGGCACCAAGAAGTTTCATCTTTTCTGCAGCTCCTTCGGTTGTCGCTGTTGCAAATACATAAAAATTATCTTTGTCCGGTCTAATCAGCCTTGCTGTAACTATAACTGATATATCCTGTGTGTTTTCCTCAAATGCTGTTACCAATCCCTTTGCCTTTTCTATACCAACTCCAAGAAGGACTGACCTTTTATGTGGCTCATCAATAACGTAAAATTCCACACCAAAATCAATTATCTCCTGCTCTTTCGCAGGGTCAGGCTCAATCAGGACAAACTTGATTTTTCTTTTTTTCAGATTTTTCATTACTTCTCTGGTAATGCCATTAAAACGACAGATTATATAGTGGTCTTTTAGTTGCTCCATCCTTCTATACATCCTCCAGTATCTAAAGATTTCATTTATATTGCTGGATAAAAATACATTAACGGTCATAACAAGACCATACATATAAACAAGGGGTATTGTTATTATGATAAAGACAGTTGCAAAAAATCTATTTATCATAAGATGCTCAGGGTCAACATCATACCCTTCTGTATAGCCAACAGTGGAGAATGTGATTACTGTATGGAAAAAGTAATTAAGAACACTTCTTCCATCACTTTTGTTGTTTATAATCATGAGCATTAATACGCCCAGTGTGGTAAAGAAAATAACAGTCATTAAAGGATATCTTAGCTGGAAAAGGATGTTGTAGAACTTTTCCTCATATATAGCTCTGTAATTTTTAGGTTTTACATTACCGTATGGTTTTTGTTTTTTCTTTTTTTTAGCCATTTTAGAAGTTCTCTAAGAGTTTTTCTAAGTTGCTCTGTCTAATTTTCCCTAAAATTCTGTTTACATACTTTCCGAGAATATCAAACTCAATATTTACCTTATCTCCTATTTTTTTATACTGAAGAGTTGTGCTTTGTAATGTGTGGGGAATTATATTTATGGAGAAACTATTCTCGCTGATTTCATTTATAGTAAGACTGATACCGTCTATTGCTATTGAGCCTTTTTCCACAATTAGATTGGAATATTCAGAAGGAAATGAAAAAATAAACTCTGTATGCTCTCCTCTGGGGGTAATATTTCTGATTTCTCCTACAGTATCTACATGACCCTGAACTATATGCCCTCCAAGTCTGTCTGAAGGTCTTAACGCCCTTTCCAGATTTACATAATCGCCTATTTTCAGATATCGGAATGTTGACCTGTTCAGAGTTTCTGGGGATACATCAAATTTGAAATAATTATCTCCCAGTTCTGTTATTGTTAAGCAGACTCCGTTTATTGCAATACTATCTCCTATCTGGGAATCTTCAAGGATTTTCTTTGCAGAAACTTTTATTTCTATACCATTGACTTGTGGTTTTATTTCCTGTATTTTACCAATTTCCTCAATCAGTCCGGTAAACATTATTTTCTTCCATATATTGTCTGGTATGCTTTGTAGTTTGTATAAACATATTTTACATAATACCTTGTTTCTCTGTAAGGTAAAAGTTCAACAAATTCTTCAATATTTTTTATTTCGTATCTTTTTAGAGTTCTTCTTACTGTCCCATCACCACCATTATATCCACCTGCAATATAAAATATATTGCCTTTAAACATTCTGTCTAAGTATTTTAAATACCATCTGCCATATTCTATATTTTTGGAAGGTTCAAAAAGCTGGACAATATCAAAATTTCTGTCTTTTTTCTGCTGAGCTATCCATCTGGCAGTAGGAGGAATTATCTGCATAAGCCCAACAGCATTAGCAAAGGAAACAACATAAGGGTCAAAAAAGCTTTCTCTTCTCATAATGGCATAGGTTAAATTGTCGGTGGCATATTTTAAGAATGGTTTTGGATATGCATAACGGACAAGATATTTCCTGTCTGATAATTTTCTGGCAGCAAGTTCAGGGAAAACCGCAGCAATAGATTCTACTCCGTGTTTTTTCATAAAATATCTGGCTTCTATATAAGCAGCTTTGTAATCTATAGGTTTAAGCTTTGCAATCATATCAAGGGTTTTGCTCTGATAGAATTTCAGGAACATAGGTTTTCCTTCAAATAATGGTAGTCCTAATTTTTCTCTGGCTCTGATTACATAGAAATCTATTTTTTTGATTGAAGCAGCTTTTTTTAAATATTTATAGGCTTTTGTTCTGTTTATGTCTTTGTAGGATAAATATAGCCAGTAATAGACTTTGGGCTTTTCTGAGAAATATCTTATATTTTTTTCCAAAATTTCTGCTGCTTTGTTTTTCTTCCCATGTATATAGTAATAAAGGGACAAAAACCATAGCTTATTTGAGTAATATCTGCTTTTTTCCGGAATAAATTGTGAATAGTAGAAAAAATCTTTATATTTTTGGAGATAAAAACTTTTTTTCATCAGATAGTTTGCTGCCTTCCAGATTAACTTTTTGTCATTGTATTTCAATAGCTCTTTAAAATACTTTTTTTTCTCTGACATTTTTCTCTGGAAGAAAATATATGAATAGACTGCAGAAGCTCTATACTTACCTTTTAGCAGAGAAATAAAATATTCAGCCTTCTGGTATTCCCTATTTTTCATATACAAAAGAGCACTATAAAGATATTTTTTCTGCCCATCTTTAATATATGGAAGCAGATATATTGCCTTTGTGAACATCCTTTTTGCTGCAAGTCTGTCTAAAACATTAAATTTTTCTTCTTCAGATAAAATATTGATATTCTCAAAAACCACAGGATATCCATAAAACCTATCGTAAGGGAAATAAAGAGATATTTTTTTAGCTTCTTTTATAGGGTCTTTTTTTAAAGACTTATCAATCTGGTATTTTAAATAGTAGTAAAAGGGAATATCATCCTTAAAAAGTGCCTCTTTGTCTATTTTTGACCAGTATTCAAGGGCAAGCTTAGGGTTTTTAAACCTGTTTATAGAAGCAAGATATAGATAAAAATAGCTATAAACAGCTGTATTCTTAAATTTTTCCATTTCAGGTAATAAATCTGAATAGTCTTCTTCTGCATAAACTCTGGTTCGAAGCAAATAATAAAGTGCATAAGGATATAAAGGGTCTGTCTGATTTATCTGAGAAAAGCACTGTTTAGCCTGTAAATATCTCTCTTTCTTGAAAAAATCAATACAATCCTCAAAGGCAAGGGATATTTTTGTAATTATAAGCAGTAAAATAATTATTTTTTTCATCATATCCTGAAATCAATGATAAATGCTGTTCCTTTTCCTTTTTCTGATTCCATACTTATCGCTCCATTATGGCTAAAAACAATTTTATAAACCATAGGTAATCCTAAACCTGTGCCCTTTTGTTTCGTTGTAAAGAAAGGTTTAAAAATCTTATCCTTATTTTCTGGTTCTATTCCCTCGCCATTATCTTCGATTATTAACCTTGCTATATCTTTATCCTTTAGTTTTATATATTCGGTTTTTATTCTTATAAATTTATCACCTTTTTTATCTTTCAGGGCATCGATACTGTTCAAAATCAGATTGAAAATCATCTGTTTTATTAGATTTTTATCAAATTCAAATTCGGGCATATCTGGATCTGTTTCAATGATAAGCCTGATCCCTTCATCATCCATATCGGGTTTTAGAAGCATAACAGAATTCTTTATTTCTTCATTTATATCTCCTTTTTGAAATTTAGGTTCTATAAGTTTTGAAAAATTCAAAAAGGATACAGTCATTTTATTGAGTCTATTAACTTCATCTTTTATTATCCCTGAAAATTCTTTAACCAGTTCATTGTCTATATTCTGCCTTAAGTAGTTTGCTGCATTTCCGATTGCATAAAGAGCATTCTTTATCTCATGGGCTATTTTTGCACTCATTTCTCCCATTGTTGCCATACAGTTTAAAGTTTCTCTTTCTCTATGGGCCTCATCTAATTTTCTTAAATATTCTTTCAGAGAAGCTACCATCATATAAAAGGAGTAATTTAACTGTCTTATTTCGTCTCCAGAAAGCTGTTTAAACTTTTCACAGGAAGAACATTCCTTTAAAGCAGTATCTCCTATATTAAGAAGGATCTCTCCCCCTTTTTCAGAAGTGAGCCAGCATTCTGATGTTAATGATTTGATACAATCTTTATCATTTTGGGGCACAGGCTCCACATCCAACTTAGAACTATCTATGTATGAACCTGTAATTTCTGTAATCTTATTTTTCAGATCTATTAAAGGTTTAACCATATGTCCTGAAATAAGAAACACTCCTAAAAATGATGCAATAATTACCATAGATGCTATAGCAAAGGTTTGAACTAAAATCTTAAATATCTCTCTATCTATTGATTCTTTGAGGGTTTTCAGGTCATGTCTTGTAATTACATACCCTATCGTATCAGAGTCAATTTTTACCGGATAATAGAATGAGATAATATTTTTATCTTTTTTGATATAAGGTTTATCGGGAATCTTTTTTAAAAAATCTTTTTCTGTTTTGCCTAAATTAGATAAATCTATATCTCCAATAATTCTTCCTCCTGTATCAAATACTTTCACAAAAAATACAGAAGGTAAATTGTCTATCTTTCTGGTCATTTCATCTATTTTTTCAAGATTTTTCAGGACAAAACTGTCTTTATAACTTTCAATTATATTTTTTATGTTTTCGATGATATTTTGATTTTTTTCTTTAAGTAGTTTCTGTTCAAAGCTATAAGCAGTATAAAAAATAGCTCCAACAAGAACAAGAAGTATATAAAATGAAGTGGCCAGAGCAACTTTCCATCGTATAGATAAATTTCTAAAAGGATTTATTCTCATAATCTACTGTATTAATGGATATTGGGATAGTATATCATTATAGTCCTTTACTATCCGAAACATCTCAGGTTTTGGTTTTTCAAAACCATCAATCCCTATTTTCTTAAGAAGTTCTTGATCTTTTAGGGAAAACAATGCTGTTCTTATCTGTTTTTGTAGTTTTTGTGGTAAAGATTCATTTATCACAACTATATATCTTGGAACATATGGAGAGCGAGCAATAATTTTAATTCCATGATCTAAAAATCCAAAAGCACTTTCTTCCTTAACCCCTGCCGCATCTGCAAGACCGGATAATACTGATAGTATTGCAGCTCTATCACTTCCAGAACTCCACATATCAGATATATCCGTGTATTTAATGCCATTTTTACTGAGAACATAAAGGGGCATTATACAATTACTGGCACATATACTACTGCCAAGGGTTATCTTTTTACCCTTAAGGTCATTAACAGAATTTATTTCTCCGTCCTTCCTGACAACAATAACTCCAGCTTCTAAAACATGACCTCGAATTTTTATAACTGCTGAAGCATCAACCTTATGTTTTTCCAATATTTTGTAATAAACAACTGGACAGACTATAGATATATCAACAAAATGTTCATCATAATACCTTAGTAAATTTTCATATCTACCAAATATTTTAAGCTCTATTTTTTTGTTTAATCTTTTCTCCAAATACTGAGATAGATTCTTAAATCTTTTATATTCTTCAACAGGGTTACCAGAAGAAAGAACGGCCAGAAGTAGCCGTTCAGAAGCTAAGGAGGAAAAAACCATAAAGAAAAATAATAAGAAAACTGTAGCAAATCTCATTTTTGCTTACCATATTTCTTTTTTACAGGTTCAAAATCATTAACTACAGCCGGAACAAGACGATATCCTTCTTCCTGTAGTGCTGCCAGTTTTGCAACCCCTGCTGGTGTGAGTATCACAAAGGAAGGGAAATCTTCTTTATCAAAACCGAAAGCCTTTGCAGCGTTATAACAGATGTAGAACTTAACACCATAGGAACCATGAAAGTTTTTAATCCTCTCAACTATTTTTTTGAAATATTTTTCATTCTGTTTGGCGAAAACAGGGATTTCTGCACCATGACTGACAACAACTATCTCAATCTCTTCCAATGGCGCATACTGGTTATATGCTTTTATATGGTTACTGATAAAATTTAAGGCCTTATCCACATCTTCAGGTTTGGATAGATTCCAGTCATATACAACCTTTATTGAAGGATATGTGCTGTCAGACACTTCCAGATTTGCACCCTTTTCTGCTGCAAATACCATTGAAACAAAAACCATAAAAGCAATTAATACTCTCATTTCAAACCCTCCTTACTGGAAAACCATGTATGCATATCCTTTGTTTTGCCAGTTAACAAGACCAACAAGTGCGGAATAAACAGGTTTCACAAATGAATAGATATTATCCTCAGATATTCCTCTTGCTTTCATCCCTGCCTTACACATCTCAAATCTTACCCCGTAAAATTTCACCAGATTTTCCAATCTTTCTTTTAACTCCTTCTGTTTTTTCTTAAGCTGAATATCATCCTTATAAGGTGATTTATCTAAATTTTTTATGAAAAATTTATACCCATCTCCATGCACCACTACCACGACTTTTAACTCCTTAAGGTTGTCCCTGTAATACTGGATATTGTTTGCAAGACCATTTATCAGATAGTTTTCAAAGATATGTAGATCACCTGAACGAAAGTCAATAACTACTTTTGCTACCTCATCTTCTCCACGGGATAAAGAAGTAATAAAAAGAAAAATCAACAAAATAAACTTTTTCATAGCATCCTCCTTGAAATTGGATTATATTTAATATAAAAGATATATTTACATATTGTAGTGTCAATTTTTATAATAATTATAAAAACTATTAAGGAGCAGACCATGGGTTACAGAGTTTTATTAATTGATGATGAAAAAAGTATCCTTAAGGTAATTAAAAAGTTCCTTGAAGACCAGAATTTTCAGGTAACAACTGCTGAAAACAAAAAAGAGGCTTTAAAACAGATTACAGCAAAGAGATTTGATATTATCTTGAGCGATTACAGACTCCCAGATGGAACAGGAATGGAAATTCTTCAGTATTTTAGGGAAAGGGACAAAGAAACTCCCTTTGTTATGATAACCGCCTATGGCTCAATAGATGGTGCCGTTGAAGCTATGAGAAAAGGAGCATCCCATTACGTATCAAAGCCTATTGATGCAGAGAATCTCCTTAAGATTATTCATTTTCTTATTGAAAAAAATGAAAAAAATGGTTTTGAGAATATGGAAGAGTTTGCAGGAATAATAGGAAAATCTCCACTAATGAGAGAACTTTTTAAAGAGATAGATATTGTAAGTAAAAGCGAATCAACAGTGCTAATAGAAGGAGAAAGCGGAACAGGAAAAGAACTTGTAGCAAAGGCAATACATAAACTATCCTCCAGAAAGGACAAACCATTTGTTGCCCTGAACTGTTCTGCAATTCCGGTGGAACTTTTTGAAAATGAACTGTTTGGTCATGAAAAAGGAGCTTATACCGGTGCAACAGGTAATGCAAAAGGAAAAATAGAACTGGCTGCAGATGGAACATTATTTTTAGATGAAGTTGGAGAGTTAGATACCATATCACAGGCTAAGCTTTTGAGGGTTTTGCAGGAAAAAGAATTTTACAGACTTGGAGGAACAAATACTGTTCCTGTAAGATGTAGAGTTATTGCAGCTACTAACAGAGACCTTGAAAAAATGGTCTCTGAAGGAAAATTTAGAGAGGATTTATTTTACAGAATTAATGTGGTTCATCTAAAAGTCCCTCCCCTCAGAGAAAGGAAAGAGGACATTCCATTGCTGGCAAAACATTTTCTAAAAAAATACAGCCAGATAAACAGGAAAAATATTGTTGATATTGATAAAGATGCAATGGAAGTCCTTATGAATTATGAATGGAAAGGCAATGTCAGGGAGCTTGAAAATGCCATAGAAAGAGCAGTTGTGATGTGTCAGTATGATGTAATTACCACAGAACATCTTCCTCCGAGAATAACTAAAAATAAAGCAAACAGTTCAACTCCAGAAATATCCGGAGAACTAAATCTCTTTGAACTTGAAAAAAGGGTGATACTAAAAGTTCTTGAAGAAACAAACTGGAATCAGACAAAAGCAGCACAAAAACTGGGGATATCAAGAAAACAACTTAGAACAAAGATGAAAAATTTCGGTCTGCTCCAGGCCTGATTGTCCCATTTGGGACAGTCCCTTTTTTATAAATTGTTCCGTTTGGGACAGAAATCTATCAGTCTATGATCCATATATAAAAATCTCTTTAAATATCAATAACTTATCTGTCAAATCATTTTTGGCACATCTGTTGCTATTTAAAAAACGAAAAAGAGGAGGTTGTGCAGATGAAGTATCTATACCTGCTTTTATCAGGTATCCTGATGATATCTGTCTTTTCTACAAATTCAAAAGCCGGACAGATTCAGTTTGAGCATCCTGATGCAAAAGAAATCATGCTCAAAGATATTCCGCCGGGACCAAGGCATTATGCAATTCCGTCTAACTGCAAACTGGACAATCCAGAATTTATTAAAAAGATGGCACCTATCGGCAAAAAGCTATTTAACAACAAAAAAGCTGCAAACTGTGTTGCATGCCACTGTGCTCCCGGTTCTGTAGGTTGTGGGAATATAGGACCAAATCTTGCCCATTACAAAAACACCCTTATGAAAGCACCTTATCTGGGAGGTCAGAAAAAGACAATTTCATGGCTTTACCAGAGAATTGCAGATTACAGGGTTCAGATTCCACCTAAGTATAAAAAAGAACCTTATTTCAACATAATGACAGTTAATCTCACAACTGGAAAGCTTACATACGACGATGTATGTGCCCTAACTGCATTTCTTCTCTCTCTGGAGTAAAAGATGAGAAAAGTGGTTCTTCTATTTTTCTTAATGGCAGGAATTTCTTACGCAGATATTAAGTGGCTATCTCTGGAAGATGGATTTTCCAGAGCTCAAAAAGAAAAAAAGATAGTTCTGATTTATATCTACTCCCCAAAATGCCATTACTGTAAAAAAATGGAAGCAACCACATTTAAATCCCCACAGGTACAGGAAATAGTAAATAAATATTTCATTCCTGTAAAAGTCCGTAAATGTAGTGAAGATGGGGCATTTGTAAAAGAAGAATACGGATATCTGGGAACACCTACATTCCATTTTGTTAAACCTGACGGCACAAAAATAAAGAGTCTTTTTGGAGCGTGGAGTAAAGAAGAGTTTCTGAAAATACTCAGATATTTCTACGCCGGAGCATACAAACAAAAATCCATGAATGAATTTTTTACAGAAGAAAAATAAAGGAGGTCAAAGATGAAAAGGAGAGATTTTCTTAAAGTAGCCGCTGCCACAGGAGCAGTGATGCTGGTAAGTCCTTCGGTGATGGTAGATAGCTTTCAGGCCAGAGCTGAGCTGAGGAAAAGAAGTTTTGAGGAAGCTTTAAAGGAAATCACAAAAGGTAAAACACCTGTAGAATCCAAAGAAGTAAAGCTCATAGCACCATCAATTGCAGAAAATGGTGCAGTAGTTCCAATTAAAGTTGAGGTGGCAAAACCAATAGAAGATGTAAAGGCAATTCATATCTTCGCAGACAAGAACCATGACCCCTGGTCGTGTAGCATCCATTTTACGCCGCAAAATGGAAGACCTTATTTTGCAACAAGGATAAGACTGGCTAAGACAATGAATGTTTATGCCGTTGCCGAGCTTAAAGATGGCTCATTTATCATGGCCAAAAAGCCAATCAAAGTAACAATCGGTGGATGTGGATAAAAAATGAAAGGAGGAAATAAAAATGGGTAGAACAGCATTAATCAAAGTAAAACCAAGAAGATATAAAAAAGGAGACATAATCAGGATAGATTCGGTGATTATGCATCCTATGCACACAGGTTTAGTAAAAGATAAGAAAACAGGGAAAATCATCCCTGCCCACTATATAAACAAGGTAGAAGTTTATTACGGAAATGACCTTGTTACAACAATTGATGTTAATGCCTCTGTAAGTGCGAATCCATACTTTTCCTTTTATCTAAAGGCAGATAAAGCAGCTCCATTAAAAATGGTATGGAAGGACAATAAAGGAGAAGTTACAGAGAAGACTATTCAGATTAAACCACAATAGGAGGTTTAAAGATGAAACTCAAATATATTGGTATGCTTGGCTTATGTATAGGTCTTACCTCTGGTGTTATCGCAGAGGAGGCAGGTCAGGCAATATCTGAGGAAGACTGGAAGTTGTATCAGGAAGGAATCAATCCGGGAGAAGTTTTTGCAGAAGAGGTTGGAGGGAGTCTGTTTGAAAAACCAATGGGTCCTAAAAATATATCCTGTGCCTCATGCCATACGAAAAATGGTGCAGTTGAAGACCGAGTAGCAACGGCAGCGGCTTATTATCCTAAATATGATAAAGATGCAGGAATGATAATCAATCTGGAGCAGAGAATACAGATATGCCAGAGCAAACATATGGATATGAAACCTTTCTCCCTAAAAAGTAAAGAAAATACAGCCCTTACAACATATCTCTACTATCTGGCACAGGGAACAAAAATTAATGTTGATACAAAATCTCCTATAGCAAAGGAATACCTGAAATACGGCAGATACATATTTACTTTGAAAAGAGGTGTAAGAAATCTATCCTGTCAGGTATGCCATGAATTTGCAGCAGGAAAAGTTCTTAGAATGCAACATCTAAAACCCCTTGGATTTGAATATAACGGAATAAAAGGAACCACTGCCGCAGACCACTGGCCTGCTTTCAGAATGACCAAAAACAAAGTTCAGACACTTCAACAGAGATTTCAGGGATGTCAGAAACAGGGAGGTCAGAAAAAACTGCCCCTTGGTTCAAAAGAGATGGTTGCCCTTGAACTATACGTAAAATCACTTTCCAACGGAGCAGAACTTAAAACTCCTGGGTTAAGGAGATAGGGAGGCAAAGATGAATTTAACAAGAAGGGATTTTCTTGAGCTTGCGGCAATAGCCGGTTTATCGCTGGCAAGTGGTAATGCCCTTGCACAATTAAGCAAACTTTCACCTGAAAAATTAATGGAATTTAAACCTGTAGGTAATGTAACACTGCTGCATATATGCGACATGCATGCCCATCTCAAGCCATTATACTGGAGAGAACCATCAACCCTTTTATCTCATCCATCCCTTGTAGGAAATCCCGGATTTTTATGCGGTGAGGCTTATTTGAAATATTACGGTATAAAGCCAGGAACACTAAGAGCTTACTTTGATACCTATATTGATTTTCCTGAACTTGCCCATAAATACGGGAAAATGGGTGGTGTTGCTTATATGGCAACCCTTGTAAAACAGATAATTGCAGAAAGAGGCAAAGATAAAGTTCTGTTTATGGATTCAGGGGATACATGGCAGGGCACAGCTGTTGCACTGTTTACAAAGGCAAAGGCAATAGTAGATGTCCAGAATGCTCTCGGAATAGATGTTATGGTGGGACACTGGGAGTTCACATACGGCAAAGAAAGGGTTCAGGAATTGGTTGAGAACCACCTTAAAGCTGATTTTATAGCCCAGAATATTTCTGACCAGATGTGGGAAGAATTAGTATTTTCTCCTTATGTAATAAAAGAGGTTGGCGGTGTAAAAATAGGAATTATAGGAAATGCATTCCCATACACACCGATTGCAAATCCTAAACAGTTTACAGAAGGCTGGAGTTTTGGTATTCAGCCTGAAAGACTCCAGCAGTTTGTAGATGAGCTTAGAAACCAGAAAAAAGTTGACCTTGTTGTTTTACTTTCCCATGATGGTTTCGCATTAGACCAGGCATTAGCAAAAATGGTAAAAGGAATAGACATAATATTCAGTGGCCATACCCATGACCCATCTCCAAAACCGATTTTTGTCAATAACACTATGATTGTTATTGCTGGGTCACACGGTAAATATTTAGGCAGATTAGACCTTGATGTAAAAAA carries:
- the queA gene encoding tRNA preQ1(34) S-adenosylmethionine ribosyltransferase-isomerase QueA produces the protein MKLSEFDYHLPEELIAKYPVEPRDSCRLMVLDRRNQKIEHRIFRDIVDYLKEGDLLVLNDTKVIPARLIGRKTTGAKIEVLLLRPYTDNEWEVLIKNIKRLKPGQEVIFGEDFKAVLLEKYQEGKARVKLIGDNIKELINKYGHIPLPPYIEREDEDRDKEAYQTVFARKEGAVASPTAGLHFTQELLKKLEEKGIKKAFCTLHVGLGTFRPIQTEDITKHKMHEEYYQIPDETLQAIRKTKEKGKKVIAVGTTVVRTLETYAQTGKKEGFSDIFIYPPYQFKMVDALITNFHLPKSTLILLVSAFAGKDFIFKAYNEAIQQKYRFFSYGDAMLIL
- a CDS encoding DUF6394 family protein, producing the protein MINWGKVWSDFFIFLALTSNVGFIFSHDPYQLIIAIGVNLLATVLKFGAKKILAAELLATALVADLHLIPATILYFTGTHVPLAIGLAIGAAVANVISIIMLVIEIIFEYRKEEEE
- a CDS encoding potassium channel protein — protein: MAKKKKKQKPYGNVKPKNYRAIYEEKFYNILFQLRYPLMTVIFFTTLGVLMLMIINNKSDGRSVLNYFFHTVITFSTVGYTEGYDVDPEHLMINRFFATVFIIITIPLVYMYGLVMTVNVFLSSNINEIFRYWRMYRRMEQLKDHYIICRFNGITREVMKNLKKRKIKFVLIEPDPAKEQEIIDFGVEFYVIDEPHKRSVLLGVGIEKAKGLVTAFEENTQDISVIVTARLIRPDKDNFYVFATATTEGAAEKMKLLGANEVIVPDVAVGRRLTSFVLHPPSPVLSGFLEKIAYGERTDIDIMEIRVEPNSDLIGKKLKDIHMRQETGATIVAIIREDGKMKIAPSGDTEIKEGDSLIVLGHPKALKRAEVFFEEHIKQEEKEEVKAND
- a CDS encoding riboflavin synthase, with product MFTGLIEEIGKIQEIKPQVNGIEIKVSAKKILEDSQIGDSIAINGVCLTITELGDNYFKFDVSPETLNRSTFRYLKIGDYVNLERALRPSDRLGGHIVQGHVDTVGEIRNITPRGEHTEFIFSFPSEYSNLIVEKGSIAIDGISLTINEISENSFSINIIPHTLQSTTLQYKKIGDKVNIEFDILGKYVNRILGKIRQSNLEKLLENF
- a CDS encoding lytic transglycosylase domain-containing protein produces the protein MKKIIILLLIITKISLAFEDCIDFFKKERYLQAKQCFSQINQTDPLYPYALYYLLRTRVYAEEDYSDLLPEMEKFKNTAVYSYFYLYLASINRFKNPKLALEYWSKIDKEALFKDDIPFYYYLKYQIDKSLKKDPIKEAKKISLYFPYDRFYGYPVVFENINILSEEEKFNVLDRLAAKRMFTKAIYLLPYIKDGQKKYLYSALLYMKNREYQKAEYFISLLKGKYRASAVYSYIFFQRKMSEKKKYFKELLKYNDKKLIWKAANYLMKKSFYLQKYKDFFYYSQFIPEKSRYYSNKLWFLSLYYYIHGKKNKAAEILEKNIRYFSEKPKVYYWLYLSYKDINRTKAYKYLKKAASIKKIDFYVIRAREKLGLPLFEGKPMFLKFYQSKTLDMIAKLKPIDYKAAYIEARYFMKKHGVESIAAVFPELAARKLSDRKYLVRYAYPKPFLKYATDNLTYAIMRRESFFDPYVVSFANAVGLMQIIPPTARWIAQQKKDRNFDIVQLFEPSKNIEYGRWYLKYLDRMFKGNIFYIAGGYNGGDGTVRRTLKRYEIKNIEEFVELLPYRETRYYVKYVYTNYKAYQTIYGRK
- a CDS encoding ATP-binding protein; the encoded protein is MRINPFRNLSIRWKVALATSFYILLVLVGAIFYTAYSFEQKLLKEKNQNIIENIKNIIESYKDSFVLKNLEKIDEMTRKIDNLPSVFFVKVFDTGGRIIGDIDLSNLGKTEKDFLKKIPDKPYIKKDKNIISFYYPVKIDSDTIGYVITRHDLKTLKESIDREIFKILVQTFAIASMVIIASFLGVFLISGHMVKPLIDLKNKITEITGSYIDSSKLDVEPVPQNDKDCIKSLTSECWLTSEKGGEILLNIGDTALKECSSCEKFKQLSGDEIRQLNYSFYMMVASLKEYLRKLDEAHRERETLNCMATMGEMSAKIAHEIKNALYAIGNAANYLRQNIDNELVKEFSGIIKDEVNRLNKMTVSFLNFSKLIEPKFQKGDINEEIKNSVMLLKPDMDDEGIRLIIETDPDMPEFEFDKNLIKQMIFNLILNSIDALKDKKGDKFIRIKTEYIKLKDKDIARLIIEDNGEGIEPENKDKIFKPFFTTKQKGTGLGLPMVYKIVFSHNGAISMESEKGKGTAFIIDFRI